A portion of the Pseudomonas protegens CHA0 genome contains these proteins:
- a CDS encoding EamA family transporter: MSSNTSHGWLHERLGTIVLWALLIGFESAGQIATKVGGDQLGQMDFNLQWLAAVAVNPGVLMAIACYIGAFFVWMLILRRSSLSLAFPLSSLVFVVVLLGSWLGLGEQISLLHWVGVFVIIGGIALLAEGEEA; encoded by the coding sequence ATGAGTTCCAATACCTCCCACGGCTGGCTGCACGAGCGCCTGGGCACCATCGTGCTCTGGGCCTTGCTGATCGGTTTCGAAAGCGCCGGGCAGATCGCCACCAAGGTTGGCGGCGACCAGCTGGGCCAGATGGATTTCAACCTGCAGTGGCTGGCGGCGGTCGCGGTCAACCCCGGGGTGCTGATGGCGATTGCCTGCTATATCGGCGCGTTTTTCGTGTGGATGCTGATCCTGCGGCGCAGCAGCCTGTCCCTGGCCTTCCCCTTGAGCTCCCTGGTATTCGTGGTGGTGCTGCTGGGCTCGTGGCTGGGCCTGGGCGAGCAGATCAGCCTGCTGCACTGGGTCGGGGTCTTTGTGATCATCGGCGGGATTGCCCTCTTGGCGGAGGGTGAAGAGGCCTGA